From Vibrio aerogenes, a single genomic window includes:
- the ubiT gene encoding ubiquinone anaerobic biosynthesis accessory factor UbiT: MLNKIHTYIVQNAASFLRSPIHLIPNFLQRQLLLDGLNMVFKEALEDGDFEFLENKWLKVEVKDLDVFWMISFDGTRFVVSDQPISEGIAADANFRGNLNDFILIAGRKEDPDTLFFQRRLVIEGDTEFGLEVKNVIDGVDLDTLPAILKTLLGQLSDFVYKGVRSGQQHSEGIDHVNTYRGSGGHLTN, translated from the coding sequence GTGCTTAACAAGATTCATACATACATTGTGCAAAATGCAGCATCATTTTTGCGATCTCCGATTCATTTAATCCCTAATTTCTTGCAACGTCAGTTACTTTTAGATGGATTGAACATGGTTTTTAAAGAAGCACTGGAAGACGGCGATTTTGAATTTCTGGAAAATAAGTGGCTGAAAGTTGAAGTGAAAGATCTGGATGTTTTCTGGATGATTAGTTTTGATGGCACTCGTTTTGTTGTCTCTGATCAGCCCATCTCTGAGGGAATTGCTGCTGACGCAAACTTCCGGGGAAATCTGAATGACTTTATTTTAATTGCCGGGCGTAAAGAAGACCCGGATACCCTATTTTTTCAGAGAAGACTGGTGATTGAAGGTGATACTGAGTTTGGGCTGGAAGTGAAAAACGTCATTGATGGTGTTGATTTGGATACCCTTCCGGCAATTTTAAAAACTTTATTGGGGCAATTATCTGATTTCGTGTATAAAGGGGTCCGATCAGGTCAACAGCACAGTGAAGGAATTGATCATGTTAATACGTACAGAGGCTCCGGCGGACATCTTACCAATTGA
- a CDS encoding GNAT family N-acetyltransferase, with protein sequence MLIRTEAPADILPIDRLLRSLPGKAQDADIVSAAREQGLITLSLVACQDDGEIIGYALFTPLQENGHYQNWQYLALLVVHPEFVQAEKILIEDGLNMLLELGYPACTAYGDSELYRTFGFVPASHFDLNTSGSIEPDNLLIFELAEGVAQQSDELIEMQNPVTLRHILN encoded by the coding sequence ATGTTAATACGTACAGAGGCTCCGGCGGACATCTTACCAATTGATCGTTTGCTGCGTTCATTGCCCGGGAAAGCGCAGGATGCAGATATCGTATCTGCTGCAAGAGAGCAGGGGTTGATTACACTCTCTCTTGTTGCCTGTCAGGATGATGGTGAAATTATAGGTTATGCACTGTTTACCCCGCTTCAGGAGAACGGGCATTATCAGAACTGGCAATATCTGGCTTTACTGGTTGTTCATCCGGAATTTGTTCAGGCTGAAAAAATCCTGATAGAGGATGGTCTGAATATGTTATTAGAGCTGGGTTATCCTGCCTGTACCGCATATGGTGATTCTGAGCTCTACCGTACTTTTGGTTTTGTTCCCGCCTCTCATTTTGATTTAAATACATCCGGTTCGATTGAGCCAGATAATCTGCTGATTTTTGAACTGGCAGAGGGAGTGGCTCAACAGAGTGATGAACTGATCGAGATGCAGAACCCGGTGACATTGCGTCATATTCTGAACTGA
- a CDS encoding DNA polymerase III subunit psi: protein MSFRQQDYLQEMGIQRWILHRPQLVHGVSSQTVDLEDSCQLLIVSPVLPEGKFATLFEKVLKSFSVAADESMYIHPENLHRLGKHALKWVWFAGCQPVEGIAPRQLVSPLLSLIEGNPLHRRELWRQICAYQESDV from the coding sequence ATGAGCTTTCGTCAGCAGGATTACCTTCAGGAAATGGGGATCCAGCGGTGGATATTACACCGGCCACAACTTGTTCATGGTGTGTCATCACAGACAGTCGATCTGGAAGATTCATGTCAGTTGCTGATAGTCAGCCCTGTATTACCTGAAGGAAAGTTTGCCACTTTATTTGAGAAAGTATTGAAAAGTTTCTCTGTTGCGGCAGATGAATCTATGTATATCCATCCCGAAAATTTACATCGTCTTGGTAAACATGCTCTGAAATGGGTATGGTTTGCCGGGTGTCAGCCTGTTGAAGGCATCGCGCCCAGACAGTTAGTTTCCCCGTTACTCAGCCTGATTGAAGGGAACCCGCTTCACCGGAGAGAGTTATGGCGTCAGATCTGTGCTTATCAGGAATCCGATGTATGA
- the rimI gene encoding ribosomal protein S18-alanine N-acetyltransferase, with amino-acid sequence MKTQIVPVESRHLARIIAIESRAHQFPWKDAMLQNLEGRGAFNFALLVNDEVIGYFYAQNIVGEVTLLNIAVDPDYQGKRYGERLMRYFLDYCEVQKAESVWLEVRESNLSAYALYLKFDFHEVDRRVGYYPARQGREDALIMSYFF; translated from the coding sequence ATGAAGACTCAGATTGTTCCGGTTGAGTCCCGGCACCTTGCTCGTATCATCGCCATTGAATCCCGTGCTCATCAATTTCCCTGGAAAGATGCCATGCTGCAAAACCTTGAAGGCCGCGGAGCCTTTAATTTTGCGCTGTTGGTCAATGATGAGGTGATTGGTTATTTTTATGCGCAGAATATTGTTGGGGAAGTCACATTACTCAATATTGCAGTCGATCCTGATTATCAGGGAAAAAGATACGGCGAGCGTTTGATGCGCTATTTTCTTGACTATTGTGAAGTGCAGAAGGCCGAGAGTGTCTGGCTTGAAGTCCGGGAAAGCAATTTATCTGCTTATGCGCTCTATCTTAAATTTGATTTCCATGAGGTCGATCGACGGGTTGGCTATTATCCGGCCCGTCAGGGCCGGGAAGATGCGCTGATCATGAGTTATTTTTTCTGA
- a CDS encoding efflux RND transporter periplasmic adaptor subunit, with the protein MYTPSTLAEHASCDHLGILNIVSEMKRSDVKRSGRKKQKRLPIIVATLFFMVIVGLIMILAAQSHAPLQPVKPGYQPVTVFEATARSYRPVLTLFGTTFPRWQSEVKAQTTGQVTWLDVDAEPGVLVPESQTLVRLETTALQAGVASAHSAVKQAELALEREQHEQTVAVKMLSSDKAPAYARRIPQLAAAKAGLLQAEKLYTNARKQLNDAVIKAPFDAIILSRQVNPSQYVERGQTVFEIAASHVLDIKVPVPERDWRRLQQVLPLAKIEIASQHHRWPASFRYLSPQLDRVTRQRQLILTVSKPFDKSPQLLLHQQVRVYVQLAVSPVAMRIPATALTRDGQVWTVNTDNRLVREDVTLLEEQKRWVWVVFSGEPQRIRHVVVYPLISMLPGQEVMPETSQVEDVQ; encoded by the coding sequence TTGTATACCCCATCAACTCTCGCTGAACATGCGTCATGCGATCACCTGGGGATATTAAATATTGTTTCTGAGATGAAAAGGTCTGATGTGAAAAGATCCGGCAGGAAAAAACAAAAACGTTTGCCAATCATTGTTGCCACTCTGTTTTTTATGGTCATTGTTGGCTTGATTATGATTTTGGCAGCTCAAAGTCATGCGCCCCTTCAGCCAGTGAAACCTGGGTATCAGCCGGTGACTGTGTTTGAAGCAACAGCCCGCAGTTATCGTCCCGTGCTGACTTTGTTTGGTACAACTTTTCCCCGCTGGCAGTCTGAGGTGAAAGCTCAGACGACCGGTCAGGTGACATGGCTGGATGTTGATGCTGAACCCGGCGTACTGGTACCTGAATCACAGACTCTCGTCCGGCTTGAGACGACAGCACTGCAAGCTGGTGTTGCCAGTGCCCATAGTGCGGTGAAACAGGCCGAACTGGCTCTGGAGCGTGAGCAACATGAACAGACCGTGGCTGTAAAAATGCTTTCATCAGACAAAGCGCCTGCATATGCCCGGCGGATCCCCCAGCTGGCAGCTGCAAAAGCCGGTTTGTTGCAGGCAGAAAAATTGTACACCAATGCCAGAAAGCAGTTGAATGATGCTGTGATCAAAGCGCCGTTCGATGCCATTATTTTGTCCCGGCAGGTGAATCCGTCTCAGTATGTTGAGCGTGGACAAACTGTGTTTGAAATTGCCGCCAGTCATGTGCTGGATATCAAAGTACCTGTGCCGGAGCGAGACTGGCGGCGGCTGCAACAAGTTTTACCACTGGCGAAAATTGAAATCGCCAGTCAGCATCATCGCTGGCCGGCAAGTTTCCGCTATCTTTCTCCGCAACTGGATCGTGTAACCCGGCAACGGCAACTGATTCTGACTGTATCAAAGCCTTTTGATAAAAGCCCGCAACTTCTGTTGCATCAACAGGTGCGGGTTTATGTTCAACTGGCTGTTTCTCCGGTTGCGATGAGAATTCCGGCGACTGCACTGACCCGTGATGGTCAGGTATGGACAGTCAATACGGATAACCGCCTGGTCCGGGAAGATGTCACATTGCTGGAGGAACAAAAACGCTGGGTTTGGGTTGTCTTTTCCGGTGAGCCACAACGTATCAGGCATGTTGTCGTCTATCCCCTGATTTCTATGTTGCCCGGACAAGAAGTCATGCCTGAAACTTCTCAGGTGGAGGATGTCCAATGA
- a CDS encoding efflux RND transporter permease subunit, with amino-acid sequence MKTLTRWFIDNPVAANLIMVAVIAAGILSFYQLRVESFPQIAPSGLTIEVVYPGGTARQIDQVVTQRIEEAISDIAGIKRIVSQSKEGISLVRVRKTTTTDLNQLIEEVRNRVNAMTNLPLMAERPLVSRDEFTNLAAFVVVSGPESDTALQPVARSIEQALKKNPKISEVENWGRRQPLLVIEPDTEKLRETGLSPGELAGKIQRMSLESRSGFLKSNRGKMILKGDGYADDLIKLKHLVISSSPEGQLTLSDVASVKRDYAVTDSIVRNNGQNAIALLVSTSQRDNLLEVSQAIHHTLALEQRRLPDQVQVSVMADMAPYIQDQLHRLGSNAFQGLLIVLVLLGLFLNLRMAFWVGAGIPFALCGTLAAMNWLDNSINDITLFGFILVLGILVDDAVVVGEGIYSARRRYSNPAKAALHGVHSVSVATIFGVLTTIAAFSPMLWIKNDLARLLAGFSSVVIFALLFSLIESKFILPSHLGNERHRLPEMKWLVRIQNYCQQGLVVFNQKIYRPCLIKALKYPVTTLLGLFALVVLAYGLWATNVIRSGVFPEIPGRYISAKVALQEGASLPLQKKVMSYLEQTALTLNQTLQTQYSLEAKPITNLLAWSDGEGYVEVTAELTQEALTTLPANRILDQWRRESGRIEGAYSVRFSAADEPAGGTSVAVISQDRELAIQAVQALKPVLAGLPGVSDIYDDGNGGQFQARLKLNESGYLAGMTQADLARLAGEDFGQKELYRLLDHGQEIKVVMHYPERLKQTTKQLLSSAVILPDGQSVALGDIATLSFERTPETIYRRHREQVVNLHWKQNRDIQSPEQTIQQLSVVIRHTEERYPGVTIQASGEFEEIGEVQSGFRSALMITVLLIYILLAVPLKSYWQPLLIMSVIPFGFAGAIFGHFLMDIQISVLSMFGMLAMAGIVINDSLVLMTRFNQYYRAGMPLARSLIVTGTSRFRAVFLTTVTTVCGLLPLFNEQAEQAQYLKPAAVSLVFGELFATGVTLILIPVLLGIFTPRIK; translated from the coding sequence ATGAAAACATTGACCCGGTGGTTCATTGATAATCCGGTGGCAGCCAACCTGATCATGGTCGCAGTGATTGCTGCTGGAATATTGTCATTCTATCAGCTCAGGGTGGAATCTTTTCCCCAGATAGCGCCTTCAGGACTCACTATTGAAGTGGTTTATCCCGGCGGAACGGCCAGACAAATCGATCAGGTAGTGACGCAGCGGATTGAAGAAGCCATCAGTGATATCGCGGGTATTAAACGGATTGTCAGTCAGTCGAAGGAAGGGATTTCGCTTGTCAGGGTCAGAAAAACAACCACGACTGATTTAAATCAGCTGATTGAAGAGGTTCGGAACCGGGTGAATGCAATGACAAACCTGCCGTTGATGGCTGAACGTCCGTTGGTCAGCCGGGATGAATTTACCAATCTTGCTGCATTTGTGGTGGTTTCCGGCCCTGAGTCTGATACAGCATTACAACCTGTTGCCCGAAGTATTGAGCAGGCGTTAAAAAAGAATCCCAAAATATCTGAGGTTGAAAACTGGGGCAGACGCCAGCCTCTGCTGGTCATTGAGCCAGATACAGAAAAGCTGCGGGAAACCGGCCTGAGTCCGGGTGAGCTTGCCGGGAAAATACAACGGATGTCACTGGAGTCCCGAAGTGGCTTTTTAAAAAGCAACCGGGGCAAAATGATCCTGAAGGGAGATGGGTATGCCGATGACTTGATCAAACTGAAGCACCTGGTGATTTCGTCTTCTCCTGAAGGACAGCTTACATTGAGTGATGTGGCTTCGGTTAAGCGTGATTATGCGGTGACGGATTCCATTGTCAGAAATAATGGGCAGAATGCGATTGCTTTGCTGGTGAGTACCAGCCAGCGGGATAATCTGCTGGAGGTCAGTCAGGCAATTCATCATACCTTAGCGCTCGAACAGCGGCGGCTGCCTGATCAGGTTCAGGTATCAGTGATGGCAGATATGGCGCCCTATATCCAGGATCAGTTGCATCGGTTAGGGAGTAATGCATTTCAGGGATTACTGATTGTGCTGGTGTTACTTGGACTATTTTTAAATCTGAGAATGGCTTTTTGGGTCGGGGCCGGGATTCCATTTGCGTTATGTGGCACGCTCGCGGCGATGAACTGGCTGGATAACAGTATAAACGATATCACTCTGTTTGGTTTCATTCTTGTACTCGGTATTCTTGTGGATGATGCGGTGGTTGTTGGTGAAGGTATTTATTCTGCCCGGCGGCGTTATTCCAATCCGGCAAAGGCTGCATTACATGGTGTTCATTCTGTTTCTGTTGCCACGATTTTTGGTGTTTTGACGACTATCGCTGCATTTTCTCCGATGTTGTGGATCAAAAATGATCTGGCCCGGCTACTGGCTGGTTTTTCCTCCGTGGTTATTTTTGCACTGTTATTCTCACTCATCGAAAGTAAGTTTATTTTACCTTCCCATCTGGGCAATGAGCGGCATCGGTTGCCGGAGATGAAATGGCTGGTCAGGATACAAAACTATTGTCAGCAAGGTTTGGTGGTTTTTAATCAGAAGATTTACCGCCCGTGTCTGATCAAAGCACTCAAGTATCCGGTGACGACGCTGCTCGGATTATTTGCTCTGGTGGTTCTGGCTTATGGATTGTGGGCAACGAATGTTATTCGCAGTGGCGTATTTCCTGAAATTCCTGGTCGGTATATCTCTGCTAAAGTGGCTTTGCAGGAAGGTGCATCTTTGCCATTACAAAAAAAAGTGATGTCATATCTTGAGCAGACAGCACTGACCCTGAATCAGACGTTGCAGACACAATACTCGCTTGAAGCGAAGCCAATCACCAACCTGCTCGCATGGTCGGATGGAGAGGGATATGTTGAGGTAACAGCTGAACTGACACAAGAAGCTTTGACGACGCTGCCCGCTAACCGTATTTTGGATCAATGGCGGCGCGAATCCGGCCGGATTGAGGGGGCTTATTCAGTGCGTTTCTCTGCTGCTGATGAGCCCGCAGGCGGAACGTCTGTTGCCGTCATATCACAAGATCGGGAACTGGCCATACAGGCAGTACAGGCATTGAAACCTGTATTAGCCGGTTTGCCGGGCGTCTCTGATATCTATGATGATGGCAATGGCGGGCAATTTCAGGCGCGTCTGAAACTGAATGAATCCGGTTATCTGGCAGGGATGACTCAAGCTGATCTGGCTCGTCTGGCCGGGGAGGATTTTGGTCAGAAGGAACTCTACCGCTTATTGGATCATGGTCAGGAAATTAAGGTGGTGATGCATTATCCAGAGCGCCTGAAACAGACCACCAAACAGCTGCTGAGTTCAGCGGTGATTTTACCTGATGGTCAGTCTGTTGCCCTCGGAGATATTGCCACGTTGTCTTTTGAGCGGACGCCGGAAACAATCTACCGGCGTCATCGTGAGCAGGTGGTGAATTTACACTGGAAACAGAACCGGGATATTCAGTCGCCGGAACAAACAATTCAGCAGTTGTCTGTGGTGATCAGGCACACAGAGGAACGTTATCCGGGGGTGACGATTCAGGCTTCTGGTGAGTTTGAAGAAATCGGCGAGGTACAGTCGGGTTTTCGTTCTGCATTGATGATTACAGTGCTGCTTATTTACATACTGCTGGCTGTTCCCCTGAAATCCTACTGGCAGCCGTTACTGATCATGTCTGTGATTCCGTTTGGTTTTGCCGGGGCAATCTTCGGACATTTCCTGATGGATATACAAATCAGTGTGTTATCGATGTTTGGTATGTTGGCTATGGCGGGGATTGTCATCAATGATTCTCTTGTACTGATGACCCGGTTTAATCAGTATTATCGTGCGGGCATGCCGTTGGCCCGCTCGTTGATTGTGACGGGAACCAGCCGTTTCCGGGCGGTATTTCTGACCACAGTTACAACGGTTTGTGGTTTGCTGCCGTTATTCAATGAACAGGCAGAACAGGCTCAGTATCTTAAACCCGCAGCTGTTTCTTTAGTCTTTGGGGAATTGTTTGCTACAGGCGTAACATTGATACTGATTCCTGTGCTTTTAGGCATATTTACCCCCAGGATAAAGTGA
- a CDS encoding helix-turn-helix transcriptional regulator has product MSEFSGHPYILVPEFALLSSLPAHQVKRFETALALMHSESGQQLCWEQIAEQSAISPYHFHRQFTQVFHETPGQYLSRVRLQRAVSLLLSSPGQKITEVAFATGYSSSQALAKVIKRELGLTARAVRQLAKTGTPDETAALLSRLSHPAGSDSSEYQMAYDLPCERIWYPARHIRKQHRPDFDWDEIIQNWQPSCRKLCCVTPIADLERPWQEMRYTAGVIQESGISSDITLPEGDYFCALVCLTSDVAYIAAIESLFEQAASYGYKIDEGGCLIEQVIEVEPGELGRVTFMFQCLLK; this is encoded by the coding sequence ATGTCTGAGTTCTCTGGTCATCCTTATATTCTGGTCCCTGAATTTGCTTTATTGTCGTCTTTACCGGCGCATCAGGTAAAGCGTTTTGAGACAGCTCTTGCCCTGATGCACAGCGAGTCTGGTCAGCAGCTTTGCTGGGAGCAAATTGCTGAACAGAGCGCGATTTCCCCTTATCATTTTCATCGTCAGTTTACTCAGGTGTTTCACGAAACTCCCGGTCAGTATCTGAGCCGGGTGCGATTGCAGCGTGCGGTGTCTTTGTTATTAAGTTCTCCCGGACAAAAAATTACTGAAGTTGCTTTTGCCACCGGATATTCATCATCTCAGGCTTTGGCGAAAGTCATCAAAAGAGAGTTGGGTTTAACCGCCAGAGCTGTGCGACAACTGGCAAAGACCGGGACACCGGATGAAACGGCAGCGTTATTATCAAGGTTATCTCATCCTGCCGGGTCGGATTCCTCCGAATATCAGATGGCGTACGACTTACCTTGTGAGCGGATCTGGTATCCGGCCAGACATATCAGGAAACAGCACAGACCCGACTTTGACTGGGATGAGATTATACAAAACTGGCAGCCATCCTGTCGGAAACTGTGTTGTGTTACACCCATCGCTGATTTGGAGCGTCCATGGCAGGAAATGCGCTATACCGCCGGAGTGATTCAGGAATCCGGGATTTCTTCTGATATCACTTTGCCTGAAGGCGATTATTTTTGTGCTTTGGTTTGCCTGACTTCAGATGTTGCTTATATTGCCGCGATTGAAAGCTTGTTTGAGCAGGCTGCCTCATATGGATACAAAATCGATGAGGGTGGCTGCTTGATTGAACAGGTTATTGAAGTCGAACCCGGAGAACTGGGTCGCGTGACCTTCATGTTTCAGTGTTTGTTGAAATAG
- the prfC gene encoding peptide chain release factor 3, whose translation MADQNFLNEVNKRRTFAIISHPDAGKTTITEKVLLFGQAIQQAGTVKGRGSNQHAKSDWMDMEKERGISITTSVMQFPYHECLVNLLDTPGHEDFSEDTYRTLTAVDSCLMVIDAAKGVEDRTRKLMEVTRLRDTPILTFMNKLDRDIRDPMELLDEVESELNILCAPVTWPIGCGKEFKGVYHLHRDETILYSTGQGHMIQDVRIIKGLDNSELDEAVGESLALQLREELELVVGASNEFDEELFLQGELTPVFFGTALGNFGVDHMLDGLTEWAPSPMPRQANERNVEAQEEKFSGFVFKIQANMDPKHRDRIAFMRVVSGTYSQGMKMNHVRIGKQVSISDAVTFMAGDRARAEHAYAGDIIGLHNHGTIQIGDTFTQGETLKFAGIPNFAPELFRRIRLKDPLKQKQLLKGLVQLSEEGAVQVFRPLQNNDLIVGAVGVLQFDVVVARLKSEYNVEAIYESVNVATARWVECDDVKMFDEFQRKNQSHLALDGGDNLTYIAPTMVNLNLAQERFPDVDFRATREH comes from the coding sequence ATGGCAGACCAAAATTTCCTCAATGAAGTGAATAAGCGACGTACGTTCGCGATTATTTCCCACCCGGATGCGGGTAAAACAACCATTACTGAAAAAGTGCTTTTATTTGGACAGGCGATTCAGCAGGCCGGTACAGTCAAGGGTCGTGGCTCAAATCAGCATGCTAAATCTGACTGGATGGATATGGAAAAAGAGCGGGGGATTTCAATTACGACGTCCGTGATGCAGTTTCCGTATCATGAATGCCTGGTAAATTTACTGGACACGCCGGGACACGAAGACTTTTCTGAGGATACTTACCGGACATTAACTGCTGTGGACTCTTGTCTGATGGTGATAGATGCCGCCAAAGGGGTAGAAGACCGGACCCGTAAATTAATGGAAGTCACCCGTCTGCGTGATACGCCTATTTTGACGTTCATGAACAAACTTGACCGGGATATCAGAGATCCGATGGAATTACTGGATGAAGTCGAAAGTGAACTGAATATTCTTTGTGCGCCGGTGACCTGGCCGATCGGATGTGGTAAAGAGTTTAAAGGGGTTTATCATCTTCATCGCGATGAAACCATTCTCTACAGCACCGGGCAGGGACATATGATTCAGGATGTCCGGATCATTAAGGGACTTGACAATTCAGAGCTGGATGAAGCTGTAGGTGAATCTCTGGCACTGCAGTTGAGAGAGGAGCTGGAGCTGGTCGTTGGTGCATCCAATGAGTTTGATGAAGAGTTATTTCTGCAAGGCGAACTGACGCCGGTATTCTTCGGCACGGCTTTGGGTAACTTTGGTGTCGATCATATGCTGGATGGTTTAACCGAGTGGGCGCCGTCACCGATGCCACGTCAGGCAAACGAGCGAAACGTTGAAGCGCAGGAAGAGAAATTCTCTGGTTTCGTTTTTAAGATTCAGGCGAATATGGATCCGAAACACCGTGACCGGATTGCCTTTATGCGGGTTGTATCCGGTACTTACAGCCAGGGAATGAAGATGAATCATGTCCGCATTGGCAAACAGGTCAGTATCTCTGATGCCGTGACTTTTATGGCGGGAGATCGTGCCCGTGCCGAGCATGCATATGCCGGGGATATTATCGGGCTGCATAATCACGGTACGATCCAGATTGGCGATACATTTACTCAGGGCGAAACGTTAAAGTTTGCGGGCATTCCGAACTTCGCACCGGAGTTGTTCCGCCGGATACGTCTGAAGGATCCGCTGAAACAAAAGCAATTGCTGAAAGGATTAGTTCAGCTTTCTGAAGAAGGTGCTGTGCAGGTATTCCGTCCACTGCAAAATAACGATCTGATTGTTGGCGCGGTGGGTGTGCTTCAGTTTGATGTTGTCGTGGCCCGGCTGAAATCTGAATATAACGTTGAAGCGATCTATGAAAGTGTCAATGTTGCGACTGCAAGATGGGTTGAATGTGATGATGTGAAGATGTTTGATGAGTTCCAGCGTAAGAATCAGTCACATCTGGCCCTCGATGGCGGGGATAATCTGACCTATATTGCGCCAACCATGGTGAATCTGAATCTGGCTCAGGAACGTTTTCCGGATGTTGATTTCCGGGCAACCAGAGAGCATTAA
- the srmB gene encoding ATP-dependent RNA helicase SrmB translates to MIRDFADLDLDPVLLQSLEEMGFSKPTQIQASAIPVALDGNDVLASAPTGTGKTAAFALPAIQYLLDFPRKKPGPARILILTPTRELAMQVTEQVKSLAKYTRLQIFSITGGVQYQEHADLLAATQDIVVATPGRLMEYIESETFDCRAIEWLILDEADRMLDMGFGPVVERLSAECRWRKQSLLFSATLEGHGVENFSARLLKDPQIVQSDPSRRERKKITQWYYRADDLPHKVELLKHILAEQSQKAIVFIKTRERLAELRGMLEKASIECAWLQGEMPQDRRNNAITRFRDGSVNVLLATDVAARGIDIPDISHVINYDLPRSADVFVHRIGRTARAGKKGTAISLVEAHDQPMMDRICRYQKEEIKERFVDGLRPQHKKPVFKKKKKTKASPAKKTGKKSTKRKK, encoded by the coding sequence GTGATCAGAGATTTTGCAGATTTAGATCTGGACCCGGTACTTCTTCAGTCTCTTGAAGAAATGGGTTTTTCCAAACCGACGCAAATACAGGCTTCTGCAATACCAGTTGCCTTAGATGGTAACGATGTACTGGCATCAGCACCAACCGGCACCGGTAAAACAGCTGCTTTTGCACTGCCTGCCATTCAGTATTTACTGGATTTTCCCCGTAAGAAGCCAGGACCGGCACGTATTCTGATTCTCACCCCAACACGTGAACTGGCAATGCAGGTCACGGAACAGGTGAAATCACTGGCAAAATATACCCGGTTACAAATATTCAGCATCACAGGTGGCGTTCAGTATCAGGAACATGCTGACTTACTGGCTGCAACGCAGGATATTGTGGTTGCTACTCCCGGGCGACTGATGGAATACATCGAGTCAGAAACATTTGACTGCCGGGCTATTGAATGGCTGATACTTGATGAGGCTGACCGAATGCTGGATATGGGATTCGGTCCGGTTGTTGAACGCCTTTCAGCAGAATGTCGCTGGAGAAAGCAATCTCTTCTCTTTTCAGCCACATTGGAAGGCCACGGCGTAGAAAACTTTTCAGCCCGGTTGTTAAAAGATCCACAGATTGTGCAAAGCGACCCTTCCCGCCGGGAAAGAAAAAAGATTACTCAATGGTATTACAGAGCGGATGATCTGCCACATAAAGTGGAGCTGCTCAAACATATCCTTGCTGAACAATCGCAAAAAGCGATTGTCTTTATCAAAACCCGCGAACGCCTGGCTGAGCTGAGAGGTATGCTGGAAAAAGCATCCATCGAGTGTGCATGGCTGCAGGGTGAAATGCCTCAGGACAGACGTAACAATGCCATTACACGTTTCAGAGACGGAAGTGTCAATGTCCTGCTGGCAACAGATGTTGCAGCCAGAGGTATTGATATCCCGGATATCAGCCATGTGATTAATTATGATTTACCCAGATCGGCTGATGTTTTTGTTCACCGAATTGGCAGAACTGCACGGGCCGGAAAGAAAGGGACCGCAATTTCGCTGGTTGAAGCTCACGATCAGCCGATGATGGACCGGATCTGCCGTTATCAAAAAGAAGAGATTAAAGAGCGTTTTGTCGACGGACTACGTCCTCAGCATAAAAAACCGGTGTTTAAAAAGAAAAAGAAGACAAAAGCCAGTCCCGCGAAGAAAACGGGGAAAAAAAGCACCAAAAGAAAAAAATAG